The Vicia villosa cultivar HV-30 ecotype Madison, WI unplaced genomic scaffold, Vvil1.0 ctg.000892F_1_1, whole genome shotgun sequence genome segment AAAAGGTATCTTGTGTATATGTGTGTACAAATGAAGATGAAACTGAGATTTAGTTGTATTTCTCATTTTTTTTGGATATATTGTGACGGTTAGTTGACAAAAGCTGGTTTTATTTTCAGATCAAGTGTCATCTGACAGCAGCATACCGTTATCTCCACAGTGGCTTTATTCCAAACCAGTTGATGCAAAGCAAACTGCTAACCCAGTGGGGGTAATTTTTGCCTTCTTTTTATACTTGTCGCGATATAAGTGTTTTTGTTTACTTATCAATAAATCAATTAATATGATGGTTTGGGCTCTCTTTTGCTATTGTTTATCATTCTGGAAACTATAGAGTTTAACATGGCATTGATGACATTCCTGTGCTCATAAGCTTATTGAGTGTGTTGGATTTTCCAATAAGGCTTTTGTCTTTTAAGAAGCAAGTTGAGAGAAACTCTTAGGGTCACATAACCTTTGAGTTTTGTTTGCAGTTTAAGACTTGATGCTATTGTAATACATCATAGCAGTCACGATTTGTCGTATGTTATTCTATCTGAGTCACAGCTGATTCCTTTGATTTTGAAGATTCTGCCAAAATTATGAATGTCTTTCTTGATACAGTTGCTTTTGATAATTATGGGATTGTTAAGATTATGGTCCTTCTAACTAGTTCCTTTAGGGAATTAGGTTAAGCaataaaaaagtattttattGACATGTACGATAATCAATACATTAGTAATACTAAGTACATCGGTGCCTCTAAGGGCATTGGGCAGCATTTTCCCAAAACTATTAATGATGATCTAGGTGTTCAATTAGCATAATAAAAATACCGTGAAAGATTGAAAATTTTATAATGCAAAAAATTGTAAAAAGATTAGTCAGGTTCCTTCTAAAAATTGGTTAtgcacatgttcttgttttgatgTCTGAATGAATTGTTCTTATGTTTTCTAATGTAATGCTGGTTagttttatctctttgatttttgTGTGATAATGGGAAAGTGATAGCATATCAATATATTTTGCTCTATGCCTCAGGCAAATTCCAATGATCCTGTACTGAAGGATAATTGGCGTCTGGAAGGGTCCCTGGACAAGAAAGATTGGAGAAAGACTGCTCCCGATGTTGACATCAGTCGCCGGTGGCGTGAAGAGGAGAGAGAAACAAGTTTGCTTGGCAGAAGGGATCGTAGAAAAGAAGATCGTCGGTTGGAGAACACCTCAACCTCTGATAATAGAGCCTTGCCTGCTGATCGCTGGAGTGATAACCGGGGTTCTGGCCATGACTCTCGAAGAGAGAATAAGTGGTCATCAAGATGGGGTCCTGAAGAAAAAGAGAAGGACTCTAGAAGTGAGAAAAGGAATGATGTGGAGAAGGAAGATGGCCATGCAGAAAAACAATCTACCGTTGCTAGCAACCGCGCCGTTTCTGACCGGGACACTGATTCCCGTGATAAATGGAGGCCACGACATCGCCTGGAATCTCAAGCAGCTGGTGTGGCCACATACCGTGCTGCACCTGGATTTGGGCTGGAGAAAGGACGCACAGAGGGACCCAATGTGCGATTTTCACCTGGAAGAGGTAGGGCAAATTTCAATGGAAACTTACAAATTGGAAGGCCTCCCATAGGCTCTAGTGTTGGATCTGTACTCATGGATAAGAGTAAAACTATACCGGGGAAGTCTAGCCTTGGTGCTGATTCATATTGCTACCCAAGGGGTAAGCTTCTTGATATATATCGTAAGCAAAAGGTCGATCCAACTTTCGAGAACGTGCCTTCTGAGGTTGATCTCACTTCACCAGCAACTCAAATTGATCCTGTAGCGCCATTAGCATTTGTTGCTCCTGCAGATGAGGAGGAGGTATGTAGAATGTATAAGATGAGGAAACAATTTTATTATGCCTTAATGATGCGatgttttgttttttgtgttCTTGAATGGCCACTTGCTCTTTAGCATTATTATTTAGTTTTGCGTCTTTCTTTCAGGCTGTCCTTAGAGATATATGGAAGGGAAAAGTTACCAGCAGTGAAGTTTCAGACTACTCCTTTAGAGGAAAGGATGGAGGGTCAATTGATGATATTTCTGGTGATAAATCTTGCATGTATTTTTGTAGTTCCTGTGAAATAATCTATCTTTCTCTCTCTGATCGGTCTCCCTTGGCTTATTCCAGGTTCTGGTGTTGCTTTAACTGAAGGAAAACAACCTTCAATCGGCAGCGGTGGAAAGGTTATATCGGGAAATGAAATCTTAAACGAGTCTGATAAATTTTTTATTGGATCAGCATCAACTACTGGAGGTTCGTTGACAAATGAGGCTGAGGGTGAGAatactatttttctttatttaggtTGCtcttatcaataaaaaaaaaattttcgaTACTTATAATGGTTCATTTTCAGAGGTTGCAAGTTTTCAAGAAGGCAAGCAGAAACATGGGCCAATTATTGGTATGCATTGGAAAGATGATAGCTTCGATAGCAGCATTAGGGAGGGAATCATTCACAGGAAAAAGGTTGTCGAATCTGAAGCTTTTGGTTACCACCAGGGACAACTTTCTGCTTTTGAGGAACATGCAAATCAGGATGGGATTAAGTCAATGGCTTCAGATATAAATACAAGCCATCCTGATGATTCTCGTTCCCGCTTTGATTATTCATCTCTGCGACAAAGTCCAAACATTAATCCGCATGActtgaaaatgaatgaaaaaatgtATCCATCTGAAAGTGTCACTGCTCCTGAGGAGTTGAGTTTGTGCTATTTGGATCCTCAAGGATTGATTCAAGGACCCtttcttgggattgacatcatTTTGTGGTTTGAACAAGGGTTTTTTGGGATTGATTTGCCTGTTCGCTTGTCGGACGCCCCGGAATCATCTCCGTTTCAAGAACTTGGTGACATCATGCCTCACCTGAGAGCCAACACAGGGTTAGGTTCTGACAGTAACATGGTTATTCAGTCAGAACCATCTGATGCCGTTGGAAGGAACCTGAAAGTTGATGTAAATACATTTGACTATAATGGGTCTTTTGATGACGATCAGCCGTGGTCTTCATCCCGACCTGATTCTACATCCAGTGTTGGTATTCCGATCCAATTACCTAATCAAAGTTATCGCCCTGAAATCAATTTCTCTGATGAGCAGTGCTTCGATAATGTTGCACAAGATGAGGGTAAGTTATTGTTttctcattttattatttatctacTTTTATTTTGCTTATTGATAGTACAATTCATGCTGTTTGTATCTCGGTTCAAAATGAAATCAAACACACCAAACAGTTTATGTATTCTTCTGGCTTACACTCAGTGCTTTGCGCTGGCCCTTCTcctattcttttatattttttgggCCCCCAATTCTTGTTCAAAGACACTTCTCTCTCGCTCTCTCCTTAGAACCCACTTGCTCTCTTTTTTAACTTGCTGCTCTATTGTGTGACTGCTGCTTTCCCTTTAATTTATGATGACTTGAATCTTGAAAGGTTCATTTATGATGTCAGTTTATTTTTTCTTGCTTATGCCATCTGTTTATTATGTAAAAAGtcctattatatatataattttattttattatgttttatatgGCTAATAAGATTCAATTTTTGACACAGTGAATGTCTTCCTTATCACTACTATTCTAATCACAATTTGATTACCTTAATTTGTATGTCTTTATTTATTTGTGTTGGTAAATGCATTTGACTATAATATGTCTTAATTTGATTACCTTAATTTGAATGTCTTCCTTATCACTCTGTTTATATATTTGTAGGTATCTCATTATCGAAATTGGCTGGGAGCAACAATGACAACCCTTTGATGAGGCCTGGGGATGCCAATGCCTCATATTCCCATCATACTGGAAAACCTTCAAATGAAGTTACTGGGAATGATGCTCTTAACAGTGAGGCTGATAAGTTGCATCCCTTTGGCTTACTAATGTCTGAACTCAGAGATGGCTCTCATTTAAGGCGTGCACAATCATCTAATAGCTCTCTGAGATTGGGTGACCAGGGCCATTTTACTGATCCATTAAATGATAGAGATGCTCATTTTACTGATCAGAGCTCTATGGGTGGCGTGGTAAATCCGTCTTTCAGGGATACATGGACCGATGAATTTGGGATAAATAGGCATTATAATTCTAATCAGCGTGTAGGTTCACTAGAAGATCAGTTCTTGTCTCGAATGGGACAAAACTTTAATAATTTTGATGTGGCAGACCATCTAATGTTGCAGAAGCTGCAGAAGGAACGACTTCAGCAGCAGCAGCAGGCTGAACGACTTCAGCAGCAGCAGCAGGCTGAACGACTTCATCAGCAGCAGCAGGCTGAACGACTTCATCAGCAGCTGCAGGCTGAGCGGCTTCATCAACAGCAGCAGGCTGAGCGGCTTCATCAGCAGCAGGCGGAACGATTTCAGCAGCAGCAAGCGGAACGGCTTCAGCAGCAGACTAATATACCTAATCATTTCCCCTCACACCTTAATGGGTCAGATTTAGATAGATTTCCTGGTTTCTCTCCATCTCAAAGTAATAACTCTGGTATCCAGCAAATGATGCAGAATCCTGGGTCAGATTTGGAACGTCTTTTCGAACTGCAGGCTCAACAACGCCAGCTTGAGCTTCAACAACAGCAAGATATTCACCATCAACAACTACTTCACCAACAATTGAAACTACAGCCTCAACAACAGTCTCAAGCTCAGTTAATGCATCAAGATATTCTTGAACAGTTAATGCATCACCAAATACCTGATCCGAATTTTGGACAGTCAAAACATGATCCTTCTAGAGATAACTTGTTAGATCAGGTACAATTGAGGAGATATCTGTATGACTTGCAGCAGAATTCACATTCTTCAGGGCACCTTGATCCATCGACAGAGCAGTTTATCCAAGCAAATATGGCCCTTAATGCCGCACAAGGAAGGCAGGCTGATTTGTCAGAGCTCTTGTTGCAAGCAAGGCATGGAAATATATTGCCATCAGATCATGTTCGTTTTCAGCAAGAGCAGGCGCAAGCTCAGCAGTTATCTATGGCTCTTAGACAGCAGTTAGGGCTTGATGGAGAAAGACATTTTGGTAGGTCGTGGCCGCTTAATGAGACTGGACAGTTAGTTAGAAATCCATCAAACCACCAACTGGGTCATTCAGCTGGATTTAATGTCTCCGAAATCCACAAACAACAACAGAGGCTTGTGGCACAAGATGAGCAATTAAATTTTCTGGGAAGGAATCATCTTGAGCAGAACCAAAGAGGGTTCCATGATCCTAGTTCTATGATGTTCGAGAGGTCTTCACCTGTTTCTGTGCAAGGAAGAGAATTACTTGAACGCCGTCGATACATGCACCCAACTGATCAACTGGGTTCTTTGTCTTCTCACCACAACCTACAATCATCTGATGATCTTTTTGGCCATCATTCCCTCTCAGGGAACAACGGCCATGTGGATAATAACTGGATTGATCCACGGTTGCATCTTCAACAACTTGAATCTATGAGGCAGAGAAGAGAGTTAGGAGAGAGCATTACATCAGCAGATCTGAGCATATCTGCATCTGCTGGAGGTCATGAAGAGAGTTCAGGACGAGGTTTTGTGGACCTTCTTCATCAAAAACTGGGTCTTCAATCTGCACAATCATCAACTGTTGATAAGTGGCATCCCCTTTCGTCAAGAAGTCACGATAAATCTTGGCATGTTCCTGAGGCTAACACATCAAGTCATCCTTTTGAGCTTCCTCTGGATCAGCAATCCCATCTGAATGATCCCTTTCTAGAAAGGACTCAAAGTGGGAATTCCAGTGGGCTAATGCATGATAATTTAACTAACATACATATAAATGATCATTTCAACAATCTAGGGAATGCTGAAAGAGTGCCTCTCCGGTCCAGATCTGGTTCATTACTTGAAGAGCAATCACTGTTATCTACGAATAAGGATACTTTGCCTCCCAATTACAGAATTCCTTTTCAGATTGGTAAGTCATCTCTGGAAAAAGACTTGCATGAATTGGATACAAATAAGGGACACAGGCATGAATTTTTGGGCACAATGGGCAAGTTTGTTCCTGGGATGTCAGACTTGTCAGAACAAGTGGAAAGCGCCATGCCTTCAATGGAAATGCCTGCTATTGCTCACAGTAGACATAGCTCACTAAGCAGTGCAGGTAATATAATCCATATAACGGCTATCCTTAATTACTTTGTGCTTCTATATAATGGTAGAATATGATTATAATGAATGAGATTATGTAGGTGGTGATGGTGTCTCTTTTGGTCGTGAGATGGGTTTGAATAGTTCACGTGGAGATGAGGTTTCTAGTGATAGGTAACATTATTTTGGCACACCTTTTTCAACTAAAAATTGTTATCTTTTATACACTTACCCTTGACATTTGATTGTGTCTTTAATTGACAGGATTCCTCCTTCAACAAAAGGGTTTGATCATGCTTTCAATAAGCGGCCTCATGTATCTCGGGTTTTGTCCTCCCCGGACGTGCAGTCAGACCAACCATCTGCAACCCATGTCAATCAGAGTCAGTTATTAAACCTTACATCCAGTGAAGGTATGTGCTTTTTTAATTACGTGCTTTACCCTTTGTTAACATCTTAATGGTTGGTTAATTATAAGATTGATTGATGTGATGCTAGGGAGGAGAGAGCCGTCTGGAAATTTGTCAACTACCAGCATGACCGATGCTCAATCTGCAGGGAAGAAAGAGGCCCGGTTTAGATCTTCATCCTTCAGTGAAGGTGCTATGTCAGAGGCATCATTCATAGATATGCTTAAAAAGCCTGTTCTTCCTGAGGCAGATGTGCATCCAACTGGTGGAGCTGGGGCAGAGTCGGTTGATGGTGGCCAAGCAGGGCGAGGTGGtaaaaagaagggaaagaaaggGAAACAGATAGATCCTTCTCTTCTTGGTTTCAAGGTCTCCAGTAACCGGATCATGATGGGTGAGATTCAACGCCCTGAAGATTAATTTTTGATGCTTGTAGATTGGCTGTAAAATTTTTCAattcttatttttcatattttttgggGTATGGGGGTAACTAGTGTATAGTCCACTAGGGCATAGCCAAAGTATTCCAATACAGCAGTTTTATACAATAGGTGTAGTATGTTTAGCCCTTTTGGTGTTTGACTAGTGTGTACAGTCACTGATGAGTGTTTGTATATACGGCGAAGCTAagctttttaatgattttttattgGTTAAAAAGGATGTGAAGAGATTTAAATTGTCATTGCCTTTATAATTGCTGTTGATTGGTTAGCCTCGGAAAAAGTTGTCTTGCTCGATAAAAATGTGATTAAGGGTGGCAATGGTGGTCATGCTTTCAAATCCTTTTGGAACATGGAAATTGATGACTTCTCTTCTCTCTTGCTGACATTCGGGGTCAAATTTATGATTATCCAACGTAGTTGTAATCATCTACAGAACCGGAAAATGAATGACtatatattagagtttgacctaactcatccttacaaaaccggttggtaaggtgaggagtgtccctctatatatattctttgaaagctctatctctagccaatgtgggactttaggatcttcctaatacaccccctcacgcccagcacTCTTTTGGGCTTGGTGCCCCAGCActcttttgggcttggtgcgtggatattaatggtgggcggcccatggtccgatcgataggctctgataccatattagagtttgacctaactcatccttacaaaaccggttggtaaggtgaggagtgtccctctatatatattctttgaaagctctatctctagccaatgtgggactttaggatcttcctaatactaTATATTAGAATTAATGTTGGTAGACGACATTAActtatttaatgttttttttaatcgattgattTATAAGAGATGGTATATTCTTTTATTCACGCCATTTGTTTGATTATTATTTGTTCATTGATGTGTTGAATTTTATTCTAGCGTTAAATTTCATCCTCCTTAGTTCTTTTGGGTATGTATCTAGCCAAGAGTGTTACTATAATATGCATCATCATTCCGTCCCACAATGGGTGAATGAGTGATTCAGTAACCATTTTGGGTTAGGAAGTATAATGAGTGAATGAGTGATTTAGTAACCATTTTACATATTTATTCCAAATGGGTTAGGAAGTATATTATACGTGGAACATAAATGAGAAATAAAAGAATtaagtaaaagaaaatgaaagcgggactaataattattttatagtgAACCTAAAAAGAATAACTTATTAGATTACAGACTTAAAAGTTACTTAACTTATTTATTTGGACTGTAATTAATGTATGATATTTACTTTGGTGCAATATAAATATGATACAGCCTGTACCGTAAAAATGCAGAACTATTCAAGATCAGGCTAAAAATGTATTGCACGTTAAAGTagattaaattaatttagattATTAACACAGGGTGCTTTCCTGAATCCTGATTGAAAACTAGCAGAGTGCTTAGAGATGGATGTTCTTCTCTTCATGTTGTGTATTCCTGCAAGTGCTTAGAATGGGTGAGTAGTATGAATTGTCGGTTGTAGTAAGTTTCCCTTCTCTTTTGTGTTCAGGTCTGTTTGTTTCCCAAAAGGTTTTAGGTTTAAATAGGTTTTTTCTTCTCTAATGTGTGAGTTAAAGGTTTAATCTGGTTTGTATCTTCTAGTTTTCTTCTGTTATGGGGTAGAGAAAAGTGTCAGTCTAGATCAAGGATACTTAGGACAACAACATTAGGAAGAAACACGATGTTGAAGTAACAAATTTTGTTTAGATTTGGAAGGGCCAAGGAAACAAAGAAGTATGTAGTGGAGTTTCGACTAGAGGAGATGAATATGAAAGTTAAGGAAATCCTTTAAGAAAGGAAAAGTTGTTGTAACTTTTTCTATAAAGTTATAGCAAAGATCATGGTCAAAAGGCTCAAAGACAATATGGATAAAATCATCACACACCTAACCAAAGTGCTTTTATGAGAGGAAGACTCATCTAGGATAATCTCATTGTAGCCCATGAAGTCTTCCATAATATCAAGAAAAGAAATATTATTGGGTTAGATAGCGTGGGTGTTAAATTGGATATGAGCAAAGAGTTGAATTTTATGACCTTTAGTTTATGCAGGTTATGAGTCTAGTCACTTCAGTTTCGTATAAATTCAATATCAATGGTCAACCTAGTCCCAAGCTTATGCCTTCGAGGGGTTTATGGCAGAGATCCCCTCTCACCATTTTTGTTTATTTAAGTTTTTGATTCCCTATCCAATATGCTCATTACTGCTATGtcaaatgatttgattaaaggcCTCAAATCAGCACAAGATATCCCTTCCGTTTCTCATATCATGTTTGTAGATATTTCGATTGATATGACTTTCACTAGACAATTTTATCTGATGAATGTTGTTAGGGAgataaaaaaagttagaaaagTTGGAAACACCAACAGACGCCCAATGTTTCAGGATCACAAGAGAGGTAGACACTACATTTCCACCAAACACTTTAAGGCATTAGGCATATGGATTATCTCTCTTATATGTCCAACATCTTCATTTCTAGTCAATGTGTGACTTAATCACCACACTTAAATTCAACAATGTCCCTCACAAGTGTAAGTCATTCATATCACTAGCCTTGATCCATACTAGGTTCCCTCTTCCGTTACTTCACCAATGAGCGCCTAATGCTCTAGGACCATAAAAGAGGGAGATGCCACATCTCCACCAGAAACCTTAAGGCATCATGTATATTAGATATAAGTTCCATCTCTTATATATCTAACATCTCTTTTATTTCTAGTTGATTTTCAGTTGATGTAAAATTTAATCACTCACTTGAATTCAATAACTTCATCCTCAAGAATAATGTGCTAATTAGAGTCAAAGGGGGTTTAGTATTTGGTAAGTTTATCCCTAATAAGCTGGAGGAGACATATTTCAATTATTTCTAGGATGAGAATTTGAAAACTGGAATGGGtaatttcttttcccactctAATGGTGTGAGTCACACCTCTGAAAACTTAAAATTGTTTTCAGAAatattcggagatgcatatccaaacGCATCATTAACTATTTTTTTTCCGAAATTTGATACAGAGATGCATCTTAGAAAACTCTTATTTCgaatatgcatcttcgaaaacttCTCTGCATACATCcaagtttgtattttttttgaattCGAGGTCATTTTAATCCAACTAACAATGCCATAATTCATAATTTGATTCAAACATTAACATCTGAAAATAAGGTAatgcattaattaaaaaaacatctaaaaaatattacaaatataGTTCTCAAAGTAGGGAAAATACTAGTAAAAAattcgaaaatacaaaaaaaaagaagaacaacCTACTACGTATGTCTAATACTAACCTCCTGGTTCCTCCTCTGCCACCGGTAAGCCAAGGCTTTCAGTGCCTCGGTAAGAATGGAACGTGCTAGGGCAATCACAT includes the following:
- the LOC131631980 gene encoding uncharacterized protein LOC131631980; translation: MAMSDGKMNLPDDLFSSKLSDSHSSLKDEASGGNGEKGIAALLDDSKDQVSSDSSIPLSPQWLYSKPVDAKQTANPVGANSNDPVLKDNWRLEGSLDKKDWRKTAPDVDISRRWREEERETSLLGRRDRRKEDRRLENTSTSDNRALPADRWSDNRGSGHDSRRENKWSSRWGPEEKEKDSRSEKRNDVEKEDGHAEKQSTVASNRAVSDRDTDSRDKWRPRHRLESQAAGVATYRAAPGFGLEKGRTEGPNVRFSPGRGRANFNGNLQIGRPPIGSSVGSVLMDKSKTIPGKSSLGADSYCYPRGKLLDIYRKQKVDPTFENVPSEVDLTSPATQIDPVAPLAFVAPADEEEAVLRDIWKGKVTSSEVSDYSFRGKDGGSIDDISGSGVALTEGKQPSIGSGGKVISGNEILNESDKFFIGSASTTGGSLTNEAEEVASFQEGKQKHGPIIGMHWKDDSFDSSIREGIIHRKKVVESEAFGYHQGQLSAFEEHANQDGIKSMASDINTSHPDDSRSRFDYSSLRQSPNINPHDLKMNEKMYPSESVTAPEELSLCYLDPQGLIQGPFLGIDIILWFEQGFFGIDLPVRLSDAPESSPFQELGDIMPHLRANTGLGSDSNMVIQSEPSDAVGRNLKVDVNTFDYNGSFDDDQPWSSSRPDSTSSVGIPIQLPNQSYRPEINFSDEQCFDNVAQDEGISLSKLAGSNNDNPLMRPGDANASYSHHTGKPSNEVTGNDALNSEADKLHPFGLLMSELRDGSHLRRAQSSNSSLRLGDQGHFTDPLNDRDAHFTDQSSMGGVVNPSFRDTWTDEFGINRHYNSNQRVGSLEDQFLSRMGQNFNNFDVADHLMLQKLQKERLQQQQQAERLQQQQQAERLHQQQQAERLHQQLQAERLHQQQQAERLHQQQAERFQQQQAERLQQQTNIPNHFPSHLNGSDLDRFPGFSPSQSNNSGIQQMMQNPGSDLERLFELQAQQRQLELQQQQDIHHQQLLHQQLKLQPQQQSQAQLMHQDILEQLMHHQIPDPNFGQSKHDPSRDNLLDQVQLRRYLYDLQQNSHSSGHLDPSTEQFIQANMALNAAQGRQADLSELLLQARHGNILPSDHVRFQQEQAQAQQLSMALRQQLGLDGERHFGRSWPLNETGQLVRNPSNHQLGHSAGFNVSEIHKQQQRLVAQDEQLNFLGRNHLEQNQRGFHDPSSMMFERSSPVSVQGRELLERRRYMHPTDQLGSLSSHHNLQSSDDLFGHHSLSGNNGHVDNNWIDPRLHLQQLESMRQRRELGESITSADLSISASAGGHEESSGRGFVDLLHQKLGLQSAQSSTVDKWHPLSSRSHDKSWHVPEANTSSHPFELPLDQQSHLNDPFLERTQSGNSSGLMHDNLTNIHINDHFNNLGNAERVPLRSRSGSLLEEQSLLSTNKDTLPPNYRIPFQIGKSSLEKDLHELDTNKGHRHEFLGTMGKFVPGMSDLSEQVESAMPSMEMPAIAHSRHSSLSSAGGDGVSFGREMGLNSSRGDEVSSDRIPPSTKGFDHAFNKRPHVSRVLSSPDVQSDQPSATHVNQSQLLNLTSSEGRREPSGNLSTTSMTDAQSAGKKEARFRSSSFSEGAMSEASFIDMLKKPVLPEADVHPTGGAGAESVDGGQAGRGGKKKGKKGKQIDPSLLGFKVSSNRIMMGEIQRPED